In the Cryptococcus neoformans var. neoformans JEC21 chromosome 1, complete sequence genome, one interval contains:
- a CDS encoding expressed protein, producing the protein MTQSPFSTFGYQTAMPSGSSFKPKRKRMSWGPEEEENGAKHMRMLSPTLNHPGFPLPELVADHSNNASDDDQVMDMDQDMPDSSSAVGPPSPAEGYAQNSYSYGASGSGGFGFGPGAEEDEFEMDMMDDMGTIQSKNYPSLTPHPNPHHFSNPGNNHNLRGTSPLAAQPFSTALPAPPARGIFQPTVSGPLAPDASDIERARSQHGPWCQSIPKLIMSEYPDASGRRSMWTVCGDCGACEKTQD; encoded by the exons ATGACACAAAGCCCATTCTCTACTTTCGGCTACCAGACCGCTATGCCCTCCGGCTCCAGTTTCAAACCAAAGCGTAAGAGGATGTCTTGGGGcccggaagaagaagaaaatggtGCCAAG CACATGCGTATGCTTTCTCCTACTCTCAACCACCCCGGTTTCCCTTTGCCTGAGCTTGTCGCGGACCATTCAAACAACGCGTCAGATGACGACCAAGTCATGGACATGGACCAGGACATGCCCGACAGTAGCTCCGCCGTTGGCCCCCCTTCGCCGGCCGAAGGGTACGCTCAAAACTCATATTCATACGGTGCCAGTGGTAGCGGAGGTTTTGGCTTCGGACCCGGcgcggaagaggatgagttTGAGATGGATATGATGGATGATATGGGCACCATTCAATCGAAAA ATTACCCATCTCTCACCCCTCACCCCAATCCTCATCATTTTTCCAACCCTGGGAACAACCACAATCTTAGGGGTACATCACCACTTGCTGCTCAGCCTTTCAGTACCGCTCTTCCCGCACCTCCAGCACGCGGCATCTTCCAGCCCACCGTCTCGGGCCCGCTGGCTCCTGACGCATCGGATATCGAGCGCGCTAGGTCTCAACATGGCCCTTGGTGCCAAAGTATTCCCAAGCTCATCATGAGCGAGTACCCCGATGCCAGCGGCAGAAGGTCAATGTGGACTGTTTGCGGCGACTGCGGAGCTTGCGAAAAGACTCAGGACTAG
- a CDS encoding transcriptional activator, putative codes for MDKLPWRTTSGGKKGPFTVDAGGGQGVYNGKVNSARVPERPPSAASSRLSNPPTPAMSPSIPINRHNFPYPPQGYQSFSQPSSIGHSGSGSFHGNDHSSIATTPTPMTPIDIVGVSSSVPRNSFSQGVQPSSHSQLSSSRSKRSVPMISTTPVEPPPSSWGASFPDQQGENDANSKPFDWTSLPNPANWFSPLGTVQKTTCNDDPIDPAVFASLADLVERNQGKMNDSASIDFMGALNANTSPKAARSTAHSTSHPGGTSLLSRRLQHQQQTSSDGQNIHSSSQSSANSPGILHNSGGLSGFPGPQQQYNHVTFAQPGKVSKGASNQPLTPWPLSERAMGSSETPVTTPGGSDFGVNSPFEMGITGSWQQESMAKHELQGSNSSSRYPPIAPRRREAPQHPAPVFQTHRGSVPSSEHASRAGSEAPHDGPMPGGVSLNGLPPLPNGLSLEHLAQYGAAGLEMALRVGMGIGMGLSQQTQQTKQTVDVASPPWPLTKSVPTPSFSQNPSSPEASSRKGRKDSNIVSDILQDDFLTARVPSTPLMTPPLNGFGSFPVTRRPSQSDATSPLPEVGPPEQVAEKDPLAAQVWKAYARARDTLPNGQRMENLTWRMMHLTLKKKEEEQAAKEKEEREKEDKEAAEKEAAEAAAAATAAAATAAAAAAAAELPPVEERRGRTKGKSRIVGFAGATSSNSQSPNGMDIDWRAASRSRSRIPMDIDWRASSRSRSRSAAPFRNPFSEAHAHHLLAAGGTPIAEMGQYMAGHGSLNIHAANAHSTSHHGNQNQYHHASSLPGPSSMMLQSLSQLPEKEGEQDEVQQAVEHMNGADLYPASAPQNRSALEHLQMSLASGLNPSEEATSNLPGINGPGLYTHSQENFHPHYGFLPRRVRKTSFDHTVKLLEEGEPSSSPQFMSNPRKRHAEASPQGGANSPLPEGDSGFPTSNFTFSFPQSYENFFDLAAASATPSGTQENNDVNHEGDDDLADLTDWASHPVTADTSAFGSPSAFGHIEPGMSLPSMPQATGDNPFDFQQLMHLYLNANSSASPFTHINPSQVLGAVPGQAANEFSPSAVSPQSGAPTPSNNSSGNNIRPLPKAVGGKAVDNRQMPPPNRSSSTPNLAALRMSSQSESSKHGRTASTNASGNAGSGSSKGNKGSSGNNKSRPGTPTSENEGGPGSIMPSGENPTMCTNCQTTNTPLWRRDPDGQPLCNACGLFYKLHGVVRPLSLKTDVIKKRNRAGPGPKESNPSRKNSVASSKNVSVRSKPSSPTVASSANSGGGSKKARHASDAPVE; via the exons ATGGACAAGCTTCCATGGCGCACTACATCGGGGGGGAAAAAGGGACCATTCACTGTGGATGCTGGAGGAGGGCAAGGTGTCTACAATGGGAAAGTAAATAGTGCTCGGGTCCCGGAACGACCCCCTTCTGCCGCGTCTTCCCGCCTCTCCAATCCTCCAACACCTGCCATGTCGCCTTCCATTCCAATCAATCGACACAACTTTCCTTACCCTCCACAGGGATACCAATCATTCTCTCAACCATCAAGTATAGGACACAGCGGCAGTGGTTCTTTCCATGGTAATGACCATTCGTCGATTGCCACCACCCCTACGCCAATGACTCCTATTGATATTGTTGGAGTGAGTTCTAGCGTCCCACGAAACAGCTTTTCCCAGGGTGTTCAGCCCTCTTCACACTCTCAACTATCCTCTTCTAGATCAAAGCGTTCTGTTCCCATGATATCCACTACTCCCGTAgaacctcctccttcctcttggGGTGCATCTTTTCCTGATCAACAGGGTGAAAATGATGCGAATAGCAAGCCATTCGACTGGACGTCTCTTCCGAACCCCGCGAATTGGTTTTCTCCGTTGGGCACGGTTCAAAAGACCACCTGTAATGATGATCCCATCGATCCAGCTGTATTTGCCAGCCTTGCTGATCTGGTCGAGCGAAATCAGGGTAAAATGAACGACAGTGCTTCCATCGATTTTATGGGCGCTTTGAACGCAAATACGTCTCCGAAAGCTGCTAGGAGCACTGCCCATTCAACTTCACATCCTGGAGGTACAAGCCTTTTGAGTCGTCGCTTGCAGCACCAACAGCAGACTAGCTCTGATGGTCAGAACATACATTCAAGCAGTCAATCTTCGGCTAACTCTCCTGGCATCTTGCACAATTCCGGGGGGCTATCTGGATTCCCTGGtcctcagcagcagtaCAATCATGTCACCTTTGCACAGCCTGGTAAGGTGAGTAAAGGTGCATCTAACCAACCCTTGACGCCTTGGCCTTTATCCGAGAGGGCAATGGGTTCGAGCGAGACCCCCGTGACAACACCCGGCGGTAGTGATTTCGGAGTCAACAGCCCCTTTGAGATGGGTATTACCGGCTCGTGGCAGCAGGAATCGATGGCCAAACATGAGTTACAGGGCTCAAACAGTAGTTCACGATATCCGCCCATTGCTCCACGTCGGCGTGAAGCACCTCAGCATCCTGCTCCTGTGTTCCAGACACACCGGGGAAGTGTACCATCCTCCGAGCATGCCTCGAGAGCCGGCTCTGAAGCTCCTCATGACGGGCCCATGCCCGGCGGCGTTTCACTCAATGGTTTACCTCCTTTGCCGAACGGATTGTCTCTTGAGCATCTTGCCCAGTATGGAGCTGCAGGTTTAGAAATGGCTTTGAGAGTGGGCATGGGTATTGGTATGGGCTTGAGTCAGCAAACGCAGCAAACGAAGCAAACTGTTGATGTTGCATCCCCGCCTTGGCCACTTACCAAAAGTGTTCCTACGCCATCCTTTTCTCAAAATCCGTCGTCCCCTGAAGCATCGTCTCGTAAGGGACGAAAAGACTCAAACATCGTCAGCGACATCCTTCAAGACGACTTCCTCACTGCTCGCGTTCCTAGCACTCCTCTTATGACCCCACCACTCAATGGTTTTGGGTCTTTCCCAGTTACTCGTCGACCATCTCAGAGCGATGCCACAAGCCCGTTACCCGAGGTTGGTCCTCCGGAGCAGGTGGCTGAGAAGGATCCTCTTGCTGCGCAAGTCTGGAAAGCATACGCAAGAGCCAGAGATACCTTGCCCAACGggcagaggatggagaatcTGACCTGGAGAATGATGCATCTTacactgaagaagaaggaagaggagcaagcggcaaaggagaaggaggaaagagagaaagaagataaGGAGGCTgctgagaaggaagcagcagaagcagcagcagcagcaacagcagcggcagcaacagcagcagcagccgcTGCAGCCGCAGAATTGCCTCCTGTGGAggaaagacgaggaagaacaaaGGGGAAGTCAAGAATTGTTGGTTTTGCTGGAGCAACAAGCTCAAATTCCCAATCGCCAAA CGGCATGGATATCGATTGGCGAGCAGCAAGCCGATCCCGTTCTCGCATACCCATGGATATTGATTGGCGTGCTTCTTCCAGGTCACGCTCCCGTTCTGCGGCTCCATTCCGCAACCCCTTCAGTGAAGCTCACGCTCATCACCTTCTTGCTGCAGGCGGAACACCTATCGCAGAGATGGGCCAATACATGGCCGGACATGGTAGTCTGAACATTCACGCCGCTAACGCCCACTCGACAAGCCATCATGGCAACCAGAATCAATATCACCATgcttcatctctccctgGTCCTTCTAGCATGATGCTGCAAAGCTTGAGTCAGTTACccgagaaagaaggagagcaGGATGAAGTGCAACAAGCTGTCGAGCACATGAATGGGGCTGACTTGTACCCCGCCTCTGCACCTCAGAACAGGAGCGCGCTGGAGCATCTTCAGATGTCTCTCGCGAGTGGGCTTAATCCTTCCGAAGAAGCTACGTCTAACTTACCTGGAATCAATGGTCCAGGTCTCTATACACATAGCCAAGAAAACTTCCATCCTCATTATGggtttcttcctcgtcgtgTGCGAAAGACATCTTTCGACCACACTGTGAAATTgttggaagagggtgaACCATCCAGCTCTCCTCAATTCATGTCCAATCCTCGCAAGCGCCATGCCGAAGCCTCTCCTCAAGGGGGCGCGAATAGTCCTCTTCCAGAAGGTGACAGCGGCTTCCCCACATCAAACTTCACCTTCAGCTTCCCTCAATCCTACGAGAATTTTTTTGACCTAGCTGCCGCAAGTGCAACTCCTTCAGGGACCCAAGAAAACAATGATGTGAACCATGAAGGTGATGACGACCTTGCAGACTTGACAGACTGGGCAAGTCATCCTGTTACAGCGGATACGTCAGCGTTTGGTTCTCCTTCGGCGTTTGGTCACATTGAACCCGGAATGTCCCTTCCTTCGATGCCTCAAGCTACAGGCGACAATCCTTTTGATTTTCAGCAGCTCATGCACCTCTACCTCAATGCAAACTCATCTGCGAGCCCGTTTACCCACATCAATCCCTCTCAAGTTCTTGGGGCCGTGCCCGGTCAGGCCGCCAACGAATTCTCTCCCAGTGCCGTCTCTCCCCAAAGCGGTGCTCCTACGCCCAGTAACAACAGCTCAGGTAACAACATCCGGCCATTACCAAAAGCTGTAGGCGGTAAGGCTGTAGACAACAGACAGATGCCGCCACCGAACAGATCTAGCAGTACTCCTAATCTCGCTGCTCTGAGGATGTCTTCTCAAAGCGAATCATCAAAGCACGGTCGTACTGCCTCAACTAATGCATCAGGAAACGCTGGGTCTGGTTCCAGTAAAGGGAACAAGGGATCAAGTGGAAATAATAAGTCCCGACCAGGTACGCCGACGAGTGAAAATGAAGGCGGGCCAGGCTCTATCATGCCTAGTGGTGAGAATCCCACAATGTGTACAAATTGTCAGACGACAAACACTCCTTTATGGAGACGAGATCCAGATGGGCAGCCGTTGTGCAATGCGTGTGGACTTTTCTAC AAACTGCACGGTGTCGTTCGACCCTTGTCGCTCAAGACGGATGTTATTAAGAAAAG AAACCGAGCGGGTCCTGGACCGAAAGAAAGCAACCCTTCCCGCAAGAACAGTGTCGCTTCGTCTAAAAATGTGTCTGTGCGGTCAAAGCCCAGCTCGCCAACAGTTGCGTCGTCTGCAAATTCCGGTGGCGGAAGCAAGAAGGCAAGGCATGCTTCTGATGCTCCTGTTGAATGA
- a CDS encoding expressed protein: MSQHRPSPDQPSYYPLPHPPYQPQYAEPMPARPSRPMTISLPQFQPPPYSQQQSQTLLHSPFETPRSMPMSSTPLSSHIEGMVDYFSTWDGQTMQPVPDFHQHALQHQPLLSQHPSSLPLPNHSPNEWQSQAPRSSRKTSRQPNSKATSSDSMSSTKTTRQQFTACGACRHRRVKCDLKDKQEQAEKTALLESNGHTGPMREQAKKVQCSNCLERGLNCVDEFAPIKAAKQLRRGKRITEIEQLYGRSATDAASVHDNASTSSIKQPVSSVKSNTQPVHSIIPELTREFFESDFFRRFQVQRPVIDPGNFLERYLSQANPHAAAMGTEGAILCHVLYAWAVSYGVDEYGRLDLPEGGREPLTGVNVTNACPGEVQREKDRSVRKEKMKSVVKIILKEIDDCGVMRKPTWDGVRVLLMILPLTEGISTPVERLVMYDAAISQVFMLCSHVAMGYDGLPSASSEAANGATEDDQGMTVVRVRVYWYAFVHEGITTGLKGGRLHLDEEDMETMQDIIDNNALVRDSVSFRISTKFATAPINLALACRKINKALTGPKAKRRTAVNVDLVKQAWEALERCWEEFDDLLKVGPNHKYILGEEVARFADGWKIFLFEAQNVIYNNLEARRQKLSNTAVQLTARITESASPSTANSPETMHADLVTIDHLLDIAKSKCEVKTRQIVDLVKTYVGTRFFEWDASLVRDGTYYAAMWLVKQGGSSEDVAVCIQALNELRWAHAKAWERSADLRKEWLEKHVVDDPQEQNKTWDSVITNLEKLGEDKTTTEAPQRQHEVLEQPNMPRHNTCNPGIGNEKSQSQLQDNSKRLKQTHASLDHHIHQQQQQPHSSQIYAYPDSQHHLQQSLPNSYLDQRHVDIIPPGSNTSYSSQPSGISGPQYQTEGNHTPTTDSTFTSSHTTLPINDTKVNVMDMSSSYHHVNMREGLFEDDSFHSSHGAQQTQMYEEAETRNGSVPSHHGLVGHGHGNIMLGENGYRAYEKFDGQTGYMAAEGYPQSRQIHQVYDYHHDPSHLHPHVQDAHTQGTGQGDYNSYQHPTEELQGQFVLQYDGTHLFTPYSN; this comes from the exons ATGTCCCAGCACCGTCCCTCGCCAGACCAGCCGTCCTACTATCCACTCCCCCACCCCCCGTACCAGCCCCAGTACGCCGAACCGATGCCCGCGAGACCGTCGCGCCCGATGACTATCTCCCTTCCCCAATTCCAGCCACCCCCCTACTCCCAGCAACAGTCTCAGACTTTGCTTCACTCGCCATTCGAGACCCCTCGAAGCATGCCCATGAGCTCAACCCCTTTATCATCACATATTGAAGGAATGGTGGATTACTTCTCCACCTGGGACGGGCAAACTATGCAGCCAGTGCCAGACTTCCATCAACACGCCCTCCAGCATCAGCCGCTGCTGTCTCagcacccttcttctctgccgCTACCGAACCACAGTCCTAACGAATGGCAGTCACAAGCACCTCGTTCATCCCGTAAAACCAGCCGTCAGCCAAATTCCAAGGCTACTAGTTCCGATTCCATGAGTAGCACCAAAACCACCAGGCAGCAATTCACTGCATGTGGCGCGTGCCGTCACAGGCGAGTAAAGTGTGACTTGAAAGATAAGCAGGAACAGGCCGAGAAAACAGCTCTGTTGGAGAGTAATGGGCACACTGGACCCATGAGAGAGCAGGCCAAAAAGGTTCAATGCTCAAATTGTTTAGAAAGAGGGCTCAACTGCGT AGACGAGTTTGCACCTATCAAAGCTGCCAAGCAACTACGCCGTGGAAAACGAATCACAGAGATAGAACAGTTATATGGGAGATCCGCAACGGACGCTGCGAGTGTACATGACAACGCCTCTACATCTTCTATCAAGCAGCCTGTATCGTCTGTCAAATCTAATACTCAACCGGTTCACTCCATTATCCCCGAATTGACTCGAGAATTCTTTGAATCAGACTTCTTCCGTAGGTTTCAAGTTCAACGGCCAGTCATTGATCCCGGAAACTTCCTTGAGAGGTATTTATCGCAAGCAAATCCTCACGCAGCAGCCATGGGTACCGAAGGCGCCATCCTCTGCCACGTACTTTACGCCTGGGCTGTGTCATATGGCGTAGACGAGTATGGTCGTCTAGATCTACCggaaggtggaagagaacCATTAACTGGGGTGAACGTCACAAATGCATGCCCCGGAGAAGTacaaagagaaaaagataGATCTgtaaggaaggagaagatgaaaagcgTAGTAAAAATTATTCTCAAGGAAATTGATGACTGTGGGGTGATGAGAAAACCGACTTGGGATGGTGTTCGAGTCTTGCTCATGATATTACCGTTGACAGAAG GCATATCAACGCCGGTTGAGCGACTGGTCATGTATGATGCTGCCATCTCACAGGTTTTCATGCTATGCTCCCACGTCGCTATGGGGTATGATGGATTACCGTCTGCTAGCTCTGAAGCAGCGAATGGGGCCACAGAAGATGACCAGGGTATGACCGTAGTCCGTGTTCGAGTCTATTGGT ATGCCTTTGTTCATGAAGGCATAACAACCGGTCTTAAGGGCGGTAGGCTACAccttgatgaagaagatatgGAAACAATGCAAGACATCATTGATAATAATGCACTGGTACGAGATTCGGTTTCTTTTCGGATATCAACCAAGTTTGCTACTGCCCCTATAAATTTAGCC CTTGCATGTCGAAAGATCAATAAAGCGCTCACTGGTCCTAAAGCAAAGCGGCGGACAGCTGTGAATGTTGATTTAGTTAAGCAAGCTTGGGAGGCCCTGGAACGGTGTTGGGAAGAGTTTGACGACTTGTTGAAGGTTGGGCCCAATCACAAATACATTTtgggggaagaagttgcTAG GTTTGCGGATGGCTGGAAAATCTTCCTTTTCGAGGCCCAGAATGTGATCTACAACAATCTGGAAGCGCGGCGGCAGAAACTTTCTAATACTGCTGTCCAACTTACTGCCCGCATCACCGAATCTGCCTCGCCCTCAACTGCTAACAGTCCGGAAACCATGCACGCTGACCTCGTCACGATCGACCATTTGTTGGACATCGCCAAGAGTAAATGTGAAGTCAAAACGAGACAAATTGTTGATCTGGTAAAAACGTATGTTGGCACGAGGTTCTTTGAGTGGGATGCCAGTCTTGTACGAGATGGTACATACTACGCGGCCATGTGGTTGGTCAAGCAGGGAGGAAGCAGTGAAGATGTGGCAGTCTGTATCCAAGCGCTGAAC GAACTGAGGTGGGCTCATGCGAAAGCCTGGGAACGTTCTGCAGA TCTCCGGAAAGAATGGCTTGAAAAACATGTGGTGGATGATCCTCAAGAGCAAAATAAAACATGGGATTCTGTTATCACCAACCTTGAGAAGCTAGGAGAAGATAAAACAACAACTGAAGCGCCTCAAAGACAACACGAAGTCCTTGAGCAACCTAATATGCCCCGACACAATACCTGTAATCCCGGTATTGGTAATGAGAAATCCCAGTCTCAATTACAAGACAACTCGAAAAGGTTGAAACAAACACATGCAAGCCTCGACCACCATATtcatcaacagcaacaacagcccCATTCTTCCCAGATATACGCCTATCCAGATTCGCAACATCATCTACAGCAGTCCCTTCCCAACTCCTACCTGGATCAGCGGCATGTAGATATCATCCCACCTGGTTCCAATACCTCATATTCAAGCCAACCTTCCGGGATTTCTGGTCCCCAATATCAGACCGAAGGCAATCATACACCTACAACTGACTCGACCTTTACATCCTCACATACGACTCTCCCCATCAATGATACGAAGGTGAATGTCATGGACATGTCCAGCAGCTACCATCATGTTAACATGCGAGAAGGTCTCTTCGAAGATGATAGTTTCCACTCATCCCATGGCGCTCAGCAAACCCAGATGTATGAGGAAGCAGAGACGCGTAATGGCTCAGTCCCCTCCCATCATGGACTTGTTGGACACGGTCACGGCAATATCATGTTGGGTGAGAATGGATACCGAGCGTACGAGAAATTTGACGGCCAGACGGGTTATATGGCCGCCGAAGGATATCCTCAATCGAGACAAATACACCAAGTCTATGACTACCACCACGatccttctcatctccatccccaCGTTCAAGATGCCCACACCCAAGGAACAGGGCAGGGCGACTACAACAGTTACCAGCATCCCACTGAGGAACTGCAAGGGCAATTCGTCCTCCAATATGATGGGACCCACCTATTTACCCCTTACTCCAACTAA
- a CDS encoding alcohol dehydrogenase, putative: MPPPASRASIVRLLSLTANQGCRGCGRTHSVLDHAHNHGHTQSHVPLGLRGMATPVDLPIRGGPPPGNTDYAFEMAASNLRFGAHATSEVGMDFANLIKEMPAVDRSQAKIGVFTDPNVAKLPVIEIVEESLLRAGLNFVMWDKCAVEPTDKSWQEAIDFSRSSHLTHFLAVGGGSSMDTAKAANLFTNYPKADLFEFINAPIGKGTPITKKLSPLIAIPTTAGTGSETTGTAILDIPSRKFKTGIASRALKPTLGIVDLLNTTTCPKEVAIAAGLDVLFHSLESWTAVPYHQRTPRPANPINRPAYQGSNPISDIFSKWALETTVKYLPRIARDPFGDEEARAQMLLAASTAGIGFGNAGVHMCHAFSYPISSLNKGRPKETQYHHPSYNPDVPLIPHGVAVSLTAPAVFNFTAPSSPDRHREALLVFLGKDRAHEATGLKDEDLGPKLSEEIRRFLDIVEVPRGLSKVGYTGNDITSLVDGCLPQRRVLDLAPVLAKNNNAEEREQLAHIVELSMNW, encoded by the exons ATGCCCCCTCCAGCATCCAGAGCCTCCATCGTCCGACTCCTCTCGCTCACCGCTAACCAAGGCTGTAGAGGCTGTGGACGTACCCATTCAGTGCTTGACCATGCCCATAACCATGGACACACCCAATCCCACGTCCCACTTGGGCTGCGTGGAATGGCAACCCCTGTAGACTTGCCAATCAGAGGCGGGCCCCCTCCTGGTAACACCGACTACGCTTTTGAG ATGGCCGCATCAAACCTTCGGTTTGGTGCCCATGCAACCAGCGAAGTGGGCATGGATTTTGCCAATCTCATAAAGGAAATGCCTGCTGTAGACCGCTCTCAGGCTAAAATCGGTGTTTTTACGGATCCCAATGTAGCGAAACTCCCCGTGATAGAGATTGTGGAAGAGAGTCTGTTACGAGCGGGTTTGAACTTCGTAATGTGGGATAAATGTGCAGTGGAGCCTACAGATAAGAGCTGGCAA GAAGCAATCGACTTTTCCAGGTCTTCACATCTCACTCATTTTTTGGCCGTTGGTGGTGGATCATCTATGGACACTGCTAAGGCTGCCAATTTGTTCACGAATTATCCAAAAGCCGATCTCTTTGAATTCATCAACGCTCCCATCGGTAAAGGTACACCCATCACCAAGAAACTCAGCCCTTTGATTGCCA TCCCGACTACCGCT GGAACAGGATCTGAGACTACTGGCACTGCCATCCTAGACATTCCGTCTCGCAAATTCAAAACTGGAATTGCATCGCGGGCTCTCAAGCCAACTTTGGGTATTGTCGATCTGTTGAACACCACTACGTGTCCGAAGGAAGTGGCCATCGCAGCCGGGCTGGATGTCCTCTTTCATTCGCTCGAAA GCTGGACTGCCGTGCCCTACCATCAGAGGACACCTAGGCCTGCAAACCCCATTAACCGAC CTGCCTATCAGGGCTCCAACCCTATCTCTGATATCTTTTCCAAATGGGCTTTGGAAACTACAGTCAAGTATCTTCCTCGAATTGCTCGAGACCCCTTTGGTGACGAAGAGGCCCGAGCGCAAATGCTTCTAGCTGCTTCTACTGCAGGTATTGGTTTTGGTAATGCAGGAGTGCACATGTGT CACGCCTTCTCCTACCCCATTTCTTCACTTAACAAAGGCAGACCTAAGGAGACACAGTATCATCACCCATCTTATAATCCCGACGTCCCCCTCATTCCTCACGGCGTGGCTGTTTCTCTGACAGCTCCCGCCGTATTCAATTTCAcggctccttcttctcctgatAGACACCGCGAAGCATTGTTGGTCTTCCTTGGGAAAGACAGGGCCCATGAGGCGACTGGTCTAAAGGATGAGGACCTGGGACCTAAGTTGAGTGAGGAGATCCGAAGATTTTTGGATATCGTGGAAGTTCCTAGAGGGTTGAGTAAAGTTGGCTACACAGGAAACGACATCACTTCC CTTGTCGATGGCTGTCTTCCTCAACGAAGAGTTCTGGATCTTGCTCCTGTTTTGGCCAAGAACAATAATgctgaagagagagaacaaCTTGCTCACATCGTCGAACTTTCAATGAACTGGTAG
- a CDS encoding expressed protein gives MSESSPKDTLSALNESLDALEAALAPLEAKPWSQTVEKLSPLERTKMDVLGAYLINDLVWVYLKTKGIDPTKHDVTAELERIKTYYSKVSSAEGHEEIRPKVDAAAAHRFVSSSIPRTQHLPPTTSAELAANQRALRVAEEEEEESIRRLGKPSRFRHIQERGQLKLIPGQEVETIGDEDVMIGGEDGQREAENFLREFANEIEGR, from the exons ATGTCAGAGTCCTCGCCAAAAGATACCCTCTCTGCTCTCAACGAGTCACTCGATGCTCTAGAAGCTGCTCTTGCACCTTTAGAAGCCAAGCCGTGGTCACAAACTGTTGAAAAATTGTCACCGTTGGAGAGAACGAAAATGGATGTTCTGGGTGCCTACTTAATCAATGACCTTGTGTGGG TGTACTTGAAAACGAAAGGAATTGATCCAACAAAGCATGACGTGACTGCTGAACTC GAACGGATAAAAACATATTATTCCAAAGTCAGCTCCGCTGAGGGGCACGAAGAGA TTCGTCCCAAAGTCGACGCTGCCGCTGCCCACCGCTTTGTCAGCAGCTCCATCCCTCGTACCCAACATCTTCCGCCAACCACATCGGCCGAGCTAGCGGCTAACCAACGAGCTTTGCGCGtagctgaagaggaagaagaagaaagtaTCAGGAGACTGGGCAAACCTTCCCGATTTCGTCATATCCAAGAGCGAGGACAGTTGAAGCTCATCCCAGGACAAGAGGTGGAGACAATCGGCGACGAAGATGTTATGATaggaggtgaagatggGCAAAGAGAAGCCGAGAACTTTTTGAGAGAGTTTGCGAATGAAATTGAAGGGAGATAA